In the genome of Enterococcus sp. DIV2402, the window TGCACTAGTTAAAAAAATTGGAAACGATTGGAAAAAGAAAAGGAAAGAAACAAAATCAAAAAAAATTGATAAATTAATTCCTGATGATTTTTTTAATGAACTCTCCCCAGTTGAAAAAGCAAGCCTCACTAAAGTCAAAAATGCTTTATTAAGTAATTCAACAGATAGCAATGATGTCGAGCCTGTTATTAAAGTTTTAGATACTATGAAATCAATGTATAAATTTGAAAGCTTCCAAGCATATGTCGAAGATTTACAAGAAGACCAACTTACACTAGAAGCTGTAACTAAAATAGCTTCTGACTGGGAAGCTATAGAATCCAAAGAACTTGCTAAAGTAGCAGTTGGAAGAATACAGGCTATTGAACAATTTGAAAAGTATGTTAACGAGGACGCAAGCGAAAGTAAAGTTATACAACCTTTCCTAGAGAAATTTCCTTGGATATTAGATCCCAGAATAACATCTTTTGAAAGAGAAATAACTTTTAAAAGGATACTAAAAGAAAATTTTGAAGATGAAGACCTAGAAGAAAAAAATAGACGTATAGACTTTCTATGTAATGCCGTAAACGGTGAATTAATAATTATTGAACTTAAAAGACCTTCAATAAAAATCAGTCTTAAAGAGATTCAGCAAGCCAGAAGATATGAACGTTTTATTAAAGAAAAATATAAAAATGCCTACGGGAATAAGGTCACCACTTACCTAATATCGGATAGATATAGTATGGACGACGAAGCACTTGATATGGCAGAGTCATATGAAAATGACGGGAAACTATTTATTAAATCCTATTCAGAATTACTAGAGAAAGCTAAACAATTTAATCAAGAATTTATAAAAAAATATGAAGAAATTAATAATATAAAACAAGACACCAACACTAAGAATTCTTAGTATTGGTGTCTTGTTTATAGGATTTCTATAAGTGTTTCTGCAATTTTTCTAGATAATATCGGCGGAACTGCGTTCCCAATTTGTTTAAATGCAGCTGTTCTTGAGGATTCAAAGTAATAATCGTCTGGAAAACTTTGAATTCTAGCCGCTTCTCTGACAGTTATCGATCGATTTTGTTTAACATCTGGATGGATATAGTAATGTCCATCTTTTGCAATATGTGCTACTACAGTATGACTATACGATGTCCCATCAATAGCTTTAAATCTATCCACAAATGCCTTGGTATTTTTATGAGTCTGCAACCTTTTGGGTAAATCATAATAATGAACATTTTTACCTTCTTTTTTTGCTTTTGCTACTATTTTGTATATTTCTAAATCATTTTTATTATGTGGTCTCGCAATTTGATATGTTAATGGCATATATTCATATTTCCTAATATATTTTCTCACATAATCATTTAAAGAGTTAGTTGAATAAGTATCACAGCTACTTCCACTTTTTAAATTAGGTAAGTCTTTTAAAAGTTCAAAAATAATTGGTGGTGTTTCTTCCATTGTATCTATAACTTCAAAAAAAGAACTATTTAAATTAATAGTATTTTTAGTTCCCACTAAAAATAATCGTTCTCGTTTCTGGGAGACTCCGAACTTTTCAGAATTTAAAATTTTATATTCTAATTCATATCCTACACTTGAAAAAGCACTAATTATCTTTGGAAATAATAATTCACCTTTTTGATCTTTAAATGATAGTAACCCTTTTACATTTTCAAAAACAAAAAAATCTGGTGAATATTTTTTTAAAAATTCAATATAATATTCATACAAATAGATTCTAGAATCAGTTTCTTTTATTTTCTTATTTCTAGCACGCCCTATAGTTGAATACGCTTGACACGGAGGTCCTCCTATAATACCAGCTAAGTGATTATTATCTAATTTGGTATCTATAATACTAAAAATATCTAATAAATTATTTTGATTGATTTCAAAATTTTGAACTTTATCGATAATCTCATTAGGGACAGTTTCATATAACTCATCACGACTAATCAATTTATTTAGATAGTCTGTATAAATACTTAAATTATTACTTTCTTTTAAATAGTAAAAAGCTTCTCGAGTTTTTAAAGATAGACAAGCATCTTTATCCATTTCTACATGACATATTATTTCAAAATTATCACTTCTAAAGCCTTCAGTTAATCCCCCAGCCCCAGAAAATAAGTCTAAGATTTTCATCTACTCACCTCTCTCAATTAGAATTAGTATACCAGGTTTCTTATGAAATTCAAAAATTATTATTCTACCACTAATTAAAATATTTTACTACCGTTACTAATTTATATATTTCTTTTTATTGCTTAATATATTATTTACCAAATTCTTCTCTCCACGTCGAACTACCTGCCCAAACTTTCTTATACTTCTTGCCTTCCTTTGTACCACCTTCATAGAATCTAACTTCACCAATCTCTATAATTCCATTCTTAAAAGTAAATTTCTCTTTTTCTAGTTCGCTAATATCAATTCCATCAAGTATATCACTAGGATTTAATTCATTGGAATTTTTAGACATCTTCATATCTAAGTAATTTTTATCAACAATTTCAAGTGTCCCTTCACTTGCAGGAGGATTATATTGTGCTGATTCAGCTACTTTATATTTTTCCTTGTCATCACTAGATGAAACTATCTCTAACTTATGGACTTGTATACCTTCGCTAGAATTTTCGGATACTGTCATGGGTTTAGTCTGCTCATAATAGTAAACTCCTGATAAATCTTTCTTTCCACAACCCGATAGAACTATCAAACTAACAA includes:
- a CDS encoding DNA cytosine methyltransferase, with protein sequence MKILDLFSGAGGLTEGFRSDNFEIICHVEMDKDACLSLKTREAFYYLKESNNLSIYTDYLNKLISRDELYETVPNEIIDKVQNFEINQNNLLDIFSIIDTKLDNNHLAGIIGGPPCQAYSTIGRARNKKIKETDSRIYLYEYYIEFLKKYSPDFFVFENVKGLLSFKDQKGELLFPKIISAFSSVGYELEYKILNSEKFGVSQKRERLFLVGTKNTINLNSSFFEVIDTMEETPPIIFELLKDLPNLKSGSSCDTYSTNSLNDYVRKYIRKYEYMPLTYQIARPHNKNDLEIYKIVAKAKKEGKNVHYYDLPKRLQTHKNTKAFVDRFKAIDGTSYSHTVVAHIAKDGHYYIHPDVKQNRSITVREAARIQSFPDDYYFESSRTAAFKQIGNAVPPILSRKIAETLIEIL